A region of the Candidatus Eisenbacteria bacterium genome:
AGCAGCAGCAGGTTGCCGCCGCTCTGCAGCAGCTTGGCCAGGTGGAGGCGGTTCCGCTCGCCGCCCGAGAGGTCCTTCACCATCTTCTGCTGATCCGAGCCGCGGAAGTTGAACCATGCGCAGTAGGCGCGTGAGTTGACCTCGCGCTTCCCGAGCAACAGCAGATCGCGGCCGCCCGAGAGTTCCTCCCACACCGTCTTGCTGCCGTCGAGCGATTCGCGCGACTGATCGACGTACGAGACCTTCACGGTCTCGCCGATCTTGAGCGCACCCGCATCCGGCTGCTCGTCGCCGACCAGCATGCGGAACAGCGTGGTCTTGCCGGCTCCGTTCGGACCGATCACGCCGACGATGCCCGCAGGCGGCAGCTTGAAGGAGAGATCCTCGATCAGCAGATTGTCGCCGTAACCCTTTCGCAGGCTCTGCGCTTCGATCACCACGTTTCCGAGTCGCGGTCCCGGCGGAATGTAGATCTCGACGCCGTCAAGCTTCTCGCGCCCGTCCTCGTTCAGCATCCTTTCGTAGGCGGCGAGTCGCGCCTTGCTCTTGGCCTGACGCGCACGCGGAGCGAGTCGTACCCATTCGAGTTCGCGCTCGAGCGTCTTCTGCCGCGCGGATTCCTGCTTCTCCTCGGCCGCGAGCCGCGTGCGCTTCTGATCGAGCCAGCTCGAGTAGTTTCCTTCCCACGGAATGCCGGCGCCGCGATCCAGCTCGAGGATCCAGCCCGCCACGTTGTCGAGGAAGTAGCGATCGTGCGTCACCGCCACGATGGTGCCCGAATACTCCTTGAGGAAGCGCTCGAGCCATGCGACCGATTCCGCGTCGAGATGGTTGGTCGGCTCGTCGAGCAGCAGCAGATCGGGGCGCGACAGCAGCAACCGGCACAGCGC
Encoded here:
- the ettA gene encoding energy-dependent translational throttle protein EttA, which codes for MAVDTSKSFIYVMKDLRKVVPPKREILKGIWLSFYYGAKIGVLGLNGAGKSSLLRIMAGLDPDFIGEAFLGKGYSVGFLQQEPQLDPNKTVLENVQDGVADKMKVVNRWNEISARFAEPMSDDEMEKLLADQAKVQDQMDAMNLWDLDRQLEIAMDALRCPPPDAEVTRLSGGEKRRVALCRLLLSRPDLLLLDEPTNHLDAESVAWLERFLKEYSGTIVAVTHDRYFLDNVAGWILELDRGAGIPWEGNYSSWLDQKRTRLAAEEKQESARQKTLERELEWVRLAPRARQAKSKARLAAYERMLNEDGREKLDGVEIYIPPGPRLGNVVIEAQSLRKGYGDNLLIEDLSFKLPPAGIVGVIGPNGAGKTTLFRMLVGDEQPDAGALKIGETVKVSYVDQSRESLDGSKTVWEELSGGRDLLLLGKREVNSRAYCAWFNFRGSDQQKMVKDLSGGERNRLHLAKLLQSGGNLLLLDEPTNDLDIDTLRALEDALLDFAGCAVVISHDRWFLDRIATHILAFEGDSQVVFFEGNYQDYEQNRHDRFGTDADQPHRIKYKRLVHS